TATGGCTGGTGACGATTACTCCATTGCCGATATTGCCATCTGGCCTTGGTATGGCGGAGTAATTCGCAATACTCTATACGACGCCGCAGAATTTATCGATGCCCCCTCTTATACCCATGTCGTTCAGTGGGCTCAGGAGATAGCCGATCGCCCAGCGGTCCAGCGGGGCCGCATGGTCAACCGGACTTGGGGAGCCTTGCCAGAACAGCTCCACGAGCGCCATGATGCCAACGATTTCAATACGAGCACGCAGGATAAGCTTAACTAGTAGCTCCCCTTGGGAGGTGATTGACGAAGGTAGGTGAATCCTTGTTTAGTACAATAAACGCTTTGACGTTTTAACGTTAAAATGTTGTGATATCTATATTCATCAGGGCAACTTCATGAGTGAGCCATCCAAGCGTTCAACCATTTACTTTGAGGCAGAGTTGCATCAGGCATTACGCCTCAAAGCAGCATCAACCGATCGCACAGTATCGGATCTAGTCAATGAGGCAGTCCGTTTTGCCTTACAAGAAGATCAAGCAGATCTGGCTACCTTTGATGAACGAGAACAAGAGCCAACTATGACCTATGAAGAACTGCTAAATGATCTGAAAACTCATGGCAAACTATAAGGTCGTTTTCAAGCGATCAGTTGCCAAAGATCTTCGTCGTATTTCTAACCAGGATGTTGCTAGAATTCTCAGTCGTATTGAAGCTCTTGCCCTTGATCCACGGCTAGGAGCGGAAAAACTATCGGGGCAAGAGAAGTATCGCATCCGACAAGGCGTTTACCGGATCATTTACGAGATTGTCGACAAAGAATTAATCGTAGTTGTTGTTAAAGTGGGCCACAGACGCGATGTGTACAAGAATCGCTAACTGCGATTTCAGGCACTTAAGGAGAGAGTGATGGCTGGAACAGATATTAAAACTCACCCCATTCATCTGGGGTTGAGCGCGACCGCAGAGACTGAACCCTTATTTACGGGGGCGATGGACTGGTACATCGACTATGCTAAACGCCATGATGCTGACGGGTCTGAAGGACGTTTAGTCAGCATGCACTCCTTCTCAGACGCTTGGGATGTTTGGGAGATGCACCCGCAGGGGAGTGAGGTGGTCATGTGTATTGCGGGAACTGTGACCCTTCATCAAGAAGATCCAGAGGGTTCTCTAACGACTACCACTCTTAATCCTGGCGAATATGCCATTAACCAGCCGGGTATTTGGCATACCGCCGATGTTGAGGAAGAGGCGACGGTGCTCTTTATTACTGCTGGCATCGGCACCCAACACCGGCCCCGGTAGATCGTTGCTTACAACACCTGACTGGCAATCAGGCCCATACCCAAATGCGATCGCACAGCTAGCAGCAGCCAAAGCCGGTCTAGGACTCGCCCGTATCCCCTGTTTTCTAGGCGATCCAGAACCCACCCTCAAACGAGTTCCTCCCGGTCAGAGTGCCCCCTGCCATGACGTCTGGATTTTGACCCATAAGGATCTAATCTCAACGGTACGCATTCAAACTTTTATGGACTGTATGTCCAAAGCCTTTCAACAAAAACAGGACTTATTAGAAGGGCGTTGTCCTTCTACATTTGGTTAGTGAAAAAGGAGATCCTGATGCCACTGCATCAGGTATTCAAGACACCAATAAATGAGCAAGTGGTGCGATGCTTGGAGTCGTTGGTAATTGCCAGCCATCGACATCAATCAGGATAAGAGTCAGGGCTTTCTCAAATTCTTGAGAGAAAAATTTAGACTGCATAAAAATAGCGATCAAGAAGAGCTTTTAGTCCTATAACTTAACCCTGACATTTAGAATGTCTTGATATTATTGAACTGCATTTTTCCCGAATTAGCTCTTCTACATTAGGCAAAAACTCTTCTCTTTCTTTGTCAAGACGAGCCAAAGCTTCCTGTGACCATAGTTTCCTCTCTGCTTCATCCAAAGGGAACTCCTCTATCTGAGAAGCAATGCCCGTAAAAAAGAGTAATTCATCTTGAATACGCTCTGTTTGAAAGCGATAACTGGATAAGAGCTGTGAACCTAGTAAAGGATCAACCTTATTGTCTAAAATCTTTTTTGCTAGGGAGAAAATTTCTTGTTCTATCTCTGACCATGAATCCATACTGTCTTGATATTGAGATATTTGTTTGCCTTCTTTGAATTATTACTATGCCCAAACAAACTGCTTAACGTTTGACCACCCTTTTTTGGTGTGGCTCATTGTAAATTTCTAGGAAAATAATGAGAACTACAATCATCCTAGCCCCAATCCTAAAATGTAGTTTTACTGATCACTAATTCTCATCACTATCGAATTTCCTCTATCAAACTTCAAAAAGCTTCGAGAGAAAGAGTACCCGATTGAGGACTGTTTGTTGTGAGCTGCTACTCATAGGCTGAGTCTAAGGGAGCACTAGATCTGTTTTTCGAACAGTGTCCACTGATTAGCTGAAAATATTTCGCGCAATTCAGCTCCAGATTTTCTCAGAAGACACTTCTGGTTTCTAAGCTTAGAGCGTATAAAGCATCTACTACTGCCCCAATCGGTTATGGAGAGTTACCAGCATGAATCAACAGGCAATTTTTGCCCCCATTTTGGCGATGTTCTTACTAACGTTGACGGTCTGGATCTACATGTACGCCCGTCGTATTTCCTTCATCATCCAAAACAACTTTCTACCTGAAAAAATGCAGCCCTTAGAATTGGCCCGCATATCTCCGCCCGCCGTTTCCAATCCCTCCGACAATCTCAAAAACCTCTTTGAGCTACCCGTGCTGTTTTATGCCCTCGGTCACTACCTATTTATCACTAGCCAAGTCGATAGGTTCTATATGCTCCTATCTTGGATATTTGTGGGTTTTCGCATCCTGCATAGCCTGGTTCATTGCACGATTAACCGAGTTTTGCTGCGGTTCTATCTCTATCTGACGGCTGCCGTCGCCCTATGGCTGATGATTTTGCGAGCAAGCTGGCACTATCTCGGTCGTATCTGACGCCTAAACCCAAAACGACTGATGATTCTCAGCCAAATGCGTCAAAATTGAGAAAAGACAATACACCTAAAATTGCAGAGTAGGGTTGGTATCGATATGACTGTATTACCCCAAGGCAAGCTTCGCAAGACCCATCACTTTGCCCTGAATGTGAAAGACCTGCAGGCCTCCCGGCATTTTTATGGCACTATTTTAGGCCTGCATGAGTTGACGGGTTCTGAAGTCCCAGCAACCTTAGTAGAACTGGTCAAACAGGGGCGCATCAGTAACTTTGTTACCCCCGACGGATGGGTATTGGACCTATTCTGGGAACCAGATTTATCCCCCCCGAATCTAGATCCAGGCCAGCAGTTTACCCGCGCCAATCATCTAGCCTTTGATATTGACCCCGACGCTTTCGACCAGGCCGTGCAGGTTTTGCAGGCGAATCAAGTTGCGATCGCACAAGGTCCCGTCACCCGACCCACCGGGCGGGGCATCTACTTCTATGACCCTGATGGGTTTCTCCTCGAAATCCGCTGCGACCCAGAAAATTAGCGATTCAAAGTGTACTTAAAGGCATCCAAAACCATATGGACATTCTCAGGGCGGCTATTAAAACCCATCAGTCCAACGCGCCAAGCTTTGCCAGCCAGTTCACCTAAGCCATTGCCAATTTCGATATTAAAGTTCTTGAGGAACTGCGAAGTGATAGCTTTTCCATCCACCCCGTCAGGAATTCGCACTGTAATTAACGAAGGCAATCGATGCTGGCGTTCCACGTAGCACTCCATGCCCAGGGAAGCCAGCCCCTCCCACATCAACTCAGCATTGGCTTGATGTCGCGCCCAGCGTTCAGCCAATCCCTCTTCAGCAATCAAGCGAAGCGCTTCTCGAAAGCCATAGATCATATTAATCGGAGCCGTATGGTGATAGGTTCGTTCCGACCCCCAATATTTGCCCACCATCGACATATCCAAATACCAGTTAGGCACTTTACTCTGGCGATTATTGAGCTTCTCTACCGCACGAGCCCCCAACGTGAAAGGGCTAATGCCGGGTGGGCAGCTCAGGCATTTCTGGCTACCGCTGTAGGCCATATCCACCCCCCACTCATCCAAGAACAGGGGTGCCCCTCCTAAGCTAGTCACCGTATCTGCCAACAGCAAACAATCATATTCTCGGCATAAGTCACCCACCCCTTCTAAGGGTTGGCAGGCTCCCGTAGACGTTTCGGCATGAACCAGACCCAAGATTTTGGGGCGATGCTCTTCTAGTCCAGCTTTCAATTCATCTAGGGAAAAGACTTCTCCCCAGGGTTTGTCTATACGGCGCACATCCGCCCCATAACGCCCAGCCATATCCATCAGCCGATGACCGAAATAGCCATTGACGCCGACTAGAACCACGTCTCCCGGCTCAACGGTATTGGCGAGGGTCGCTTCCATGGCCGCACTCCCCGTCGCACTCACCGGAATCGTAGTCGGACTCTCCGTTTGCCAAGCATATTTGAGCAGAGACTGGACTTCGTTCATCAGCTCAATAAAGCAGGGATCTAAGTGTCCCACTTGGCGCATTCCCAAAGCTTGCAGAACTCGGGGATGGGCATTAGACGGCCCCGGCCCCATTAATAATCGGGGTGGAACGTTTAGCTGAGCGGTTTGCTGACGATGGGTCTCGTTGATAGCGACGTTGGTCATAGGAATGGGCCGGAATAGTAGAAGAGAGTCAAGCGATCAAGCTGATCCAGTGATAGTTGGAGATGACCCCATCGGGCTACATCTCGATTGGTCAGTGATCATGCATATCAGACGCTGCAGCCAAGGAATAACAAACAGAATCTTAAACATGCTTTGCATATCCTACAATCAATCAGTCCTTGTACTATCAGAGTTTCTGGCCAACTCCATCTCTAGGCGAGAGCATTGTTGCTAGACTAGTAAGCAGTCCATTCCAGAGAAACTTTATGTCTAAGCGCCTCACCATCGACACAACACATATTATGCGGCGAGCTGAAGAATTGATTGGCGCTTCTTCCAATCGTTACCGCATTACTGTGCAAGTTGCGAATCGGGCCAAGAAGCGTCGTCGACGTGAGAATTTAGAAGACTTTGAAGATGCAGGCATGAAATCCGTCCTGCAAGCCATTATTGAAATGTCTGATGAACTGACGCAACCGGAGATTATTGGCGAGTGAACCCTACCCTCACTCTAATGGCGCGATCCAAGCGGGCACTGATTTGTGCCTCCTTGGTTGCCAGTGGATGGATCGTTGCACAGCCTGCGGTCGCCCAAAGAATTAATCCCAAGCTGGCAGCGGATGCGGTCTACTCTCAATTACCGGAGCTACCGCAAGAAAACCAGTATTTTCGCAGAAAAGGCAATAAACCGGCGACGAACAGCACTTTAGTGAGTCGGCTTATTCGGTATCACACCCTGGTCAAAGGCCGATCCCCCCAGTATCGGTTTGACTGGAAAATCACCTTGGCAGACTTCCTAGGGCTATACGAAAATCTGCGAGAAGAAGAGTATCCAGGGCAGTCGTACTTGAAGACGAATCCCATGGAGAGCGATCGCAAGTTGATACGACAGTTAACCCGCAAACAGCGCCTTGCGTTGACTCAAATCCTCAGCGATCTATATACGAGTCAAGCACCACGGCGGGCAGCCCCTCCGACGGAGAAACAACAGCCAGAACCACCCAAGCCTGCGGCGGCTCCAGACCCAGAACCGATCTCTCGCCCGAAACTCATTCCATTACCCGGTTCAGGCAGTGCCGATCTCTTACGACCTCAAACAACACCCAAATCCAGCTCGCCTCAACCTCAATCAACCACACCTACTCGCAAGCCCACCAGTGAGTCGCAAAAGCTCACTTTTTGATGGATCGACAGCTCAAAGAGGGTAACGGTTGGCGATTAGGATTGCAGCCTAATGCCGCTTTTTCCACCCTATTGGGCACCAATGAATGGGCAGTAGAGTTGACTGCTGCAGAATTTGCTGATTTTCGCCGCCTGCTCTTGCAACTAGTCGATTCCATCACCCAATTACAAGATCAACTGATGGCTGAGGAGACTATTGCTTGTGAGGCGAGCAGTGATTTGGTTTGGCTAGAAGTACAAGGATATCCCCAGCAGTTTGCTCTGAGTTTTATCCTCCTGAATGGCCGCCGTGCGGAAGGTTCGTGGTCTGCACAGAGCACTGCTGAATTGGTGGGCGCTATCCAAACAATTGAGGTCTTTTAATTCAGGGTTTTATGTTAGGCTTGTAAAGCAAAACGGGGCGTAGCGCAGCTTGGTAGCGCACCACTTTGGGGTAGTGGGGGTCGCAGGTTCAAATCCTGTCGCTCCGATTGACTTAGAACCTCCTCTAGTAGGGGGTTTTGTTATTTTAAAAATGCGACTCATCGTTACAAGATGGAAGATTAAAGGATCAACCTGCTGTTCCGGCTACAGACACAGGGGTTGACCCTCTATTCCCAGTCATCACTCTGACTAAGACAATCTCATCACGATCTGTTAAATTTCAGTGCCATCAGGAATGATGGCATTCTTC
The Acaryochloris marina S15 genome window above contains:
- a CDS encoding DUF1818 family protein; this translates as MDRQLKEGNGWRLGLQPNAAFSTLLGTNEWAVELTAAEFADFRRLLLQLVDSITQLQDQLMAEETIACEASSDLVWLEVQGYPQQFALSFILLNGRRAEGSWSAQSTAELVGAIQTIEVF
- a CDS encoding DNA-directed RNA polymerase subunit omega; protein product: MSKRLTIDTTHIMRRAEELIGASSNRYRITVQVANRAKKRRRRENLEDFEDAGMKSVLQAIIEMSDELTQPEIIGE
- a CDS encoding cupin domain-containing protein; protein product: MAGTDIKTHPIHLGLSATAETEPLFTGAMDWYIDYAKRHDADGSEGRLVSMHSFSDAWDVWEMHPQGSEVVMCIAGTVTLHQEDPEGSLTTTTLNPGEYAINQPGIWHTADVEEEATVLFITAGIGTQHRPR
- a CDS encoding MAPEG family protein codes for the protein MNQQAIFAPILAMFLLTLTVWIYMYARRISFIIQNNFLPEKMQPLELARISPPAVSNPSDNLKNLFELPVLFYALGHYLFITSQVDRFYMLLSWIFVGFRILHSLVHCTINRVLLRFYLYLTAAVALWLMILRASWHYLGRI
- a CDS encoding VOC family protein, producing MTVLPQGKLRKTHHFALNVKDLQASRHFYGTILGLHELTGSEVPATLVELVKQGRISNFVTPDGWVLDLFWEPDLSPPNLDPGQQFTRANHLAFDIDPDAFDQAVQVLQANQVAIAQGPVTRPTGRGIYFYDPDGFLLEIRCDPEN
- a CDS encoding CopG family transcriptional regulator, whose protein sequence is MSEPSKRSTIYFEAELHQALRLKAASTDRTVSDLVNEAVRFALQEDQADLATFDEREQEPTMTYEELLNDLKTHGKL
- a CDS encoding alanine--glyoxylate aminotransferase family protein, producing MTNVAINETHRQQTAQLNVPPRLLMGPGPSNAHPRVLQALGMRQVGHLDPCFIELMNEVQSLLKYAWQTESPTTIPVSATGSAAMEATLANTVEPGDVVLVGVNGYFGHRLMDMAGRYGADVRRIDKPWGEVFSLDELKAGLEEHRPKILGLVHAETSTGACQPLEGVGDLCREYDCLLLADTVTSLGGAPLFLDEWGVDMAYSGSQKCLSCPPGISPFTLGARAVEKLNNRQSKVPNWYLDMSMVGKYWGSERTYHHTAPINMIYGFREALRLIAEEGLAERWARHQANAELMWEGLASLGMECYVERQHRLPSLITVRIPDGVDGKAITSQFLKNFNIEIGNGLGELAGKAWRVGLMGFNSRPENVHMVLDAFKYTLNR
- a CDS encoding type II toxin-antitoxin system RelE/ParE family toxin, which translates into the protein MANYKVVFKRSVAKDLRRISNQDVARILSRIEALALDPRLGAEKLSGQEKYRIRQGVYRIIYEIVDKELIVVVVKVGHRRDVYKNR